A segment of the Chlamydiota bacterium genome:
GAAAAGGGAAAAGTTAAGTTAACAAGTTAACTACGTCCCCTATTTCTATTTTAACAAGTTTCGAATTCTTAATTACAAAAAGAAAAATGTCCGATCTATTGTTGTAGCAGTATAATGGGATACGAGTGGCGAGATTACGAATGTATCAGGTAAAGAAGCAGTAAAAGCGCTTCAACTCAGAAATCGCGTTCGTCGAGTTTCGAGAGTTCTAAATTTGATTCTATAAAGAGGTCGTTATGTTACCTGCCAGGAAATTGGTTCAAGAGGCCTTGCATTTAAAGCCAGCGGAGAGATTTATTGTGATTGAAGCCTTAATCAAAAGTCTGGACATTCCGGACCCTGTGATTGAACAGGCCTGGGCAAAGGAAGCTGAGAAAAGGCTGAAGGCTTACAAGGACGGAAAACTGGAGACAGTATCTTTTGAGGATATGTTTGGAACAAATATGACATGAAGATTATCATTGCCAAACTTGCCCAGCAAGAGTTTGATGAAGCAAAGGAATATTATGAGATTGAACAAGCAGGTCTTGGGAGACGTTTTGAGCAGGAGATAAGGCAGTCGCTATTGCGAATCAAGCAATTTCCATTAGGATGGCCAATGGAAGAAAGGGAGGTGCGACGTTATCTGGTCCATAAATTTCCTTATAAGATTCTTTATTCTGTTCAGGAAAAGGAGATGGTTGTTTTAGCTTTTGCGCATTTTCATAGGAGGCCTGGCTATTGGATAGAGAGGGTGAGGAGATAAATATGGATTGTGTAATCTGTAAGGGTAAAGATATTGTGAAGAGGGTGGTTGATGAAGAATTTAGAATCAAGAGTGATTTGGTTATAGGTCATAGGATGAG
Coding sequences within it:
- a CDS encoding addiction module protein, coding for MLPARKLVQEALHLKPAERFIVIEALIKSLDIPDPVIEQAWAKEAEKRLKAYKDGKLETVSFEDMFGTNMT
- a CDS encoding type II toxin-antitoxin system RelE/ParE family toxin, encoding MKIIIAKLAQQEFDEAKEYYEIEQAGLGRRFEQEIRQSLLRIKQFPLGWPMEEREVRRYLVHKFPYKILYSVQEKEMVVLAFAHFHRRPGYWIERVRR